A stretch of DNA from Streptomyces rubradiris:
TGAAGAACGACGGGCTGTCCAGGTACTGGCACTTCTCGCCGTCCTTGCATATCCGGTCGAACGGCACGTCGGGCCAGTTGTCCCGGGTGTCCTCGGTGAGCGCGTCGCAGCCGGTGCCGGATGCCAGGCAGCGCTCGGCGTAACCGAACACGATCTTGTGCGAGGCGGCGGGAACCGCGCTGAACAGGGCGCCGGCCCGCTGTCCGTAGCGGATCTCCTTCAGGTAGCCGCCGCGGGTGTAGGACGTGCCGGTGTTGTCGTCACTGAGCTTGTCGTAGTTGTTGGTCTCGTCCTCGTACCAGTAGGTCGTGGCGTTGCCGTGGGTGTCCTCGACGTAGTCGAGGTTCCACCGCCATGCCTGCTTCTTGTCGCGCGAGGTGAAGCCCGTTCCGTCGGCGTAGCCGGGCTCGCCCTCGTCGTCGCCGAAGACCGGCACGGTCCACACCGACTTGGTGCGGACGTCGGCGGCGGCACCGTCGAGCTTGTTCAGGCCGAACACGAAGCGGCTGCCGTCGCCCGTGGTGACGGTCCAGTACTCGCCGTTGTCGTCACCGTTGTCGGCGCCGGTGGAGTGGGTGACCTTGGAGGCGTCGTCGTTCTTCAGCCGCCACTGGCCGGTGGTGTCGTCCTTGACCAGCTCGGTCGCCTTGCCGTTGAGGACGAGGGAGGCGTTGTCGTACTTCCAGCACAGGTCGTGCCGGTCCTTCTGCCCGTCGTCGGTGCACGAGCCGTACTTGCGCTCGATGTAGGACGAGGTGATGTCGAAGCCCTCGCCGACCTGGGTGCCCTGGTTGTTGCTGGTGGAGGTGCGGCCGTCGACGCTGCCGGAGTCGTAGGAGATCTCGAGCTTCGGGGCGTCGCCGGCGGCCGGTTCGGGCGCCTTCAGCGGGTAGGACCAGGTGAAGGTTCCGGAGCTGCCGCCCGCCTCCCAGGTCGAGGACGCCGACAGGGGTGTCGCCTTGTAGTCGCCGTCGGCGGAGGCCGTGCCGGCCGCCAGGGCGAGGGTCATGGTCTGCCCGGAGGTCGCCTTGGGGGCGAAGGCGAGATCGGCGGTGAGCCGTTCGTCGCTCCGCGCGTTGGTGAACTCCACCGGCGTCGCGGGCGGGCAGGCGGCGGTCCCGGCGGCGCAGTCGGGGATGCGCAGCACCTGGAGCCGGCCGGCCCAGTCGCCGCCGTAGGCGGAGGCGAACGCCGAGTAGTCGATGCCGAGACGGGCCGCGCCGCCGTCCGTGGGGCCGGTGACCTTCAGGACGACGCCCTTGACGCCGAGGTCGCGGGCGGCCTTCTGGCCGAGGACGTCGACCTTGACGGTTTCGGCGCGCTTGGCCTTCTTCGCCGTCGGCGGGGCGAGGGTGACGGGCAGCCGGCCGGGGGCGGCTTCGGCGGTCCCGGTGCCGGACGTCGTCAGGCGGGCCGAGCCGCCGGTGGGCCAACTGGTGCCGCGGGCCCGGTCCTTGGCGGCGCGGTCGGCGGCCGCCTGGTCGGCGCGGGCGGCGTCGCGCACCACTGCCGCGGTCCTGGCGTCCTGCTTCGCCTTGAACGGCGCGACCTGCTGGCCGCGCGGCGCGGACAGCTCGGGCCTGCCGAGGGGGTCCACGTCGTCGGCTGTGGCGGCGGGGGCGAGCAGCGAAGGCAGCAGGCCGATACCGACGACCGCGCTGACGCGGCGCAGCCAGGGGCGTACGGCCCGCGGCCGGTCGCGGCCGGAACCGGTCCCCGCGCTGGGGACCCCCAGGGGTTGGTGTCTCATGGGATTCCTTGTCCAGAAGGAAACGTAGAAGGAAGCGACGCCGAAGGGACGCGGCGGTCCGCGACGGACGGGCGAGCCGGTCCGAAGGCGCGGGTGACCGCGCCCCCGGACCGGCTCAGGAAGGGAAGGGCGCTGGTCAGACGCCGCCGAGGACCTGCGACCGGACCTGGTCGGCGCTCATCGCGCCGGTCCACACTCGTAGTTCCTCCAGGGCGCCGGGCAGGTGGTGCCCGGTGGTGCCGCCCTGGCTGCCGCGGCCCGCTGACAGGGCCCCGGTGCCGTACTGGGGGGTGGTGAACCCCGATGCTGTCTCCGAGGGCTGGTCGAACTCGCCGACGTAGAGGTGGAGTCTGCCGTAGCGGGTCTCCGACCTCGTCGCGTCGCCCGGGTCGGTCCACTCCCAGGACTCCTGGGCGTCGAAGACCCCGGTGACCTGCACCCAGGTGTCGGTCTCGGCGATGTCGCCGCCCGGCACCTCGGCGGACTGGGTGACCTTGCCGTCGGCGCCGACGGCGGTGCGGGTGAACTTCCACTGGTAGACACCGTCGGCGGGTTTGACCGCCCACAGCGCCCAGGAGGACTCACCGCCGTCGGCCTGCTGCCCGGCGACCAGGGCCTTGTAGCCGACCGGCTTCGCGGCGAGCTTGGCCGAGTCCAGCTGGACCCGGGCGGAGACCGTGAACGAGCCGGTCTCGTCGACCACCGGGCCGGTGGCGGAGGCGTAGCCCGCGGTGCCGTCCAGGACGAGGGCGTTGTTCTCCTCGTCCAGCACCGCTCCGGATGCCGACAGAGTCAGGCTCGGCGCGGGGTAGGCGGAGAGCTCCTTGACCGTGGTGCCGGTGGACGACGCGGCGTCCCACTGCGCGACCAGTTCGTTGGCCGGCACGCCGTCCTCCAGGAGCTGTGCCTGCTGGGCGATCTCGTCCGGGGTCAGCACACGCTGCCAGACGTTCACCTCGTCGAGGCGGCCGCGGAAGTACTCGCCGTAGGTGCCGCCGACCAGGGAACGGCCGATCTGAAGGCCGCCGGTAGAGACCCACGGCTGGTAGGCGGTCGACTGGGTGTTCAGCACCACGGGCCTGCCCTGGGGGCGGCCGTTGACGAACAGCTGGATGGTGTCGTTCGTCTTGTCGGTGTCGTTCTTCGTGTCGAACACGGCGGTCAGCTGCGTCCACACCCTCAGCGGCGGGTTCGTGGCGTCACCGAGCGATCTGAGGTAGACCGGATTGTCCTTGACGTCTCCGGCGGTGCGGTTGAAGACCCACTTCTTGTACGAGGCCGAGTAGTAGAGCGTGAACGCCGAACCGTAGGTGCCGGGGGCCGCCATCACCACCCGGGTCTGGGAGGTGTCGGTCAGGTAGGCCCAGGCCGAGACGGTGAAGGAGTCCTTCGTGTTCACGGCCGGGGCCGTGGTCGCGGCGTAGCCCGAGCGCGCATTCTCGTCCGAACCGTCGTTGAGCCACAGCGAGTTGTCCGCGTCGCCGCGCCGGGCCAGCGTCGACCAGCCCGCTCCCGCGGTGTAGAGGGTGGCGTCGTGGCGGGTGCCCTCGGCGGCGGTGTCCTTGGCGGTCGTCGCACCCGATCCGGGCAGGGCGTCGTCGAAGTGCCAGGTGCCCGTGGCGCCGGCCGCGGGGGCGACCTTGAAACTGAACTCCGACGGGGCGCCCCAGCGGTTGCGGACGTCCTTGGCCTCCACGGACAGCACCTGCGTGCCCGCCAGTGACGGTGTCACGTCGGACACGGTGACCGACTTGCCGGTGACCGCCTTGGCCTCCTTGGCCGAGGTGGTCAGCAGCCGCCAGCGGTAGCCGGTGATGTCGGTGTCGGCGGCATTGGGCTTGAAGGTGAAGGAACCGGGGACACCCGGGGCGCCCTTCCCCTCGCACAGGTCGGCGGTGCACTGGGTGTACGGCGAGCCAGGGGTGATGACCGGGGCCTTCGGCGCCGTCGAGTCGATCTTGAAGTAGCACCACGAGGAGTACGAGGAGAACAGGTCGCCGGACTTGCCGCTGTACGACCAGTGCGACTGGGTGCGCGAGCGCATCCGGTACAGGCCGCCGTCCGCCCGGTTCGAGGTGCGCATCTTCTCCAGCGTCTCGTCGGGATCCCAGCCGGTGGAGGGCCGGTATCCGGACCACACCTCGTGCCAGGCGGCGTCGTCACCTCGCTCGACGACGAACTCGGCCTGGAGGGAGCCCTCTTCGTCGCCCATGTGGTGCTCGACCTTGGTCTGCACGCGGGACTGCACCATGGGGTCGACGCGGGTGACGATCAGCGGGTCGGAGGAGGACGTACGGCAGTAGGCGGTGGTGCCGTCACCGGGGATGACCCCGACGCTGGTGGGCACACCCGGCTTGAAGGCGTAGGTCACCTTCAGCTCGGCGTTGTCGTCGAACCGCTTCCACGCCTCCGGGTCGGACTCGTCCTTGGCCCGCAGCATCAGCGTGAGCCGGCTGATCTGGCCGTCCGCGAACTTGCGCACCGTGGAGGCGAGGTTCTCGTCGGTCTCTTCCGGATTGTCGTTGAACTCGACCCACTGGTCGGGCTGTTCCGGGCTGCACTGGGTGCCGCGGCCGGCCGAGACGTACCGGTCTCCCATCTGGTCCAGCGACGTGGGGCCGGGCCACCGGGTGCCCTCGGAGATGTTGTTGGTGCGCTCCAGGTCCACCCACTTCGGGGAGCAGCTGAACGACCAGGTCTCGTAGGCGCGGAAGGTGGCGTCGAGGACGTACTTGCCGGCGAGCTGGGACGGCGAGAACTCGAAGTACATGCGGTTCGTGTAGTTGCTGCCGCAGTAGTACGGGCCCGACACGCTGCACCGGCCGACGCCGTAGTCGCCGTTGAACTGCCAGAACTTGTCGCCGTCGGACGACAGCACGGTGCGCTCGGACACGCCGAGACCGACCGAGGGGTCGATGTAGACGGGGTAGACGGTGTCCTCACCGCGCAGCAGGCCGAGGTCCGGCTCGACGGTGATGCTGTCGGCGTCGACCTGGACGGGCATGACGGCGCTGGTGTCGCCGGCCCCGGGCTGGGTGCCCTCCTCGACGGGGTCGGGTATCTCGCCTGCGATGGCGGCAGTGGTGAGCTGGGTACGAACGCCTTCGGTAGCCGGACGGTCGTCCTGGCCGGCGGAGTCCCACATCTGACCGGCCGGACCCTTGAAGACGGTGTTGCCGTCGGCATCGACGGCACGCACACCGCCGCCGGCGCCGGGCATCAGCCGCAGGTCGGTGGTGGAGGCGGTCAGCTCGATCTGCTCCAGGGCGGGGTCGGCCGCGGCCTGCGCCGTCTTGACGACCAGGACTTCGCGGTACCCCTCGGCGGTGGCGGTCAGCTCAAGGTCGACCCCGTCGAGCACCTCGGGGTAGATGGCCTTGGCGCCCACCAGGCGGGGCTCGGGCAGCTTACCGGGCCAGTCGATGTGCAGGCTGCCCTCATCGTTGGCCAGGCGGATCAGGCGCGAGCCGTCACCACCACCGGAGAAGGCCAGGTCGACCACGGCCGCCCGGGGCCCGACGCTGCCGTCCGGCCGACGCTCGAGCGTGGGGTCGACGGCACTCCAGGAACCGTCGTCACCCTTGACTCGCTGCGGGACCGCGGACTGCACGAGGGTGAAGGTGCCGTCCGGGTTGGCCGTGGTCGTGGAGTACTCGGTGCGCTCACCGGTGACCTCCACCGGTTCACCACTGGCCGCAGCGCGCCGGGCGGCCGTGGCGTGGTCGATCCCGGCGTCCGAGGAGACCGAGGTCGCCGCCGGGGCCGCGGGAGTCGCGGCGGCGGGTGCGGTAAGCGCGGCCAGGGAGGCCACCAGGGCCACCGAGGTCAGTCCGGCCGTCAGCCTGGCCGGACCGACGATCCGTCTGTGCCGGTTTCTCCCGGCCGAGTTGTCCCAGCGCACTCGTGCGCCCCCTACAAATTCTCATGCGATCTTCACAATGACCGCGTTAGTAAATAGCGTTCCACCCTCCTCGGCAAGAGTGTTCAAGATCACAGTCGCGTCAACTCGTGTCCTATACACATAAAATGACGCACCGCGGCGCCGGCTCACCGCGAACGCGTGGCTGTGGCCGACTCGGTTCCGCAGATCACCAAGCTCACCCGCCGCACATCACCGGGACAGCGGGAGCCTGTCAAGCGAGCGGTGTCACTGGGGTGGTCGGGGGTTACTGACGGGCTGCGGAAAGGCGGCCGTCGAAGGTGAAGGCGCTCAGCGCGGTCTTTTTCCCGTCCTGGCGGGCGGCATAGCGGAAGGAGTTCCGCAGCAGACGGACCACGCAGGTCTGAACGATCGTCCTCGGCGCCCTAGACCTCAGCCGCAGCCCTCGGCCTGGGGCCCGGCCCACCAGTTCGTCGATCAACTGGTCGTCCACGGCCTTCGCCGACACAGCCGGGAGTTACACCGAACGTCCTACAGTCCCGCCTTCTGCCACGGCCTGACGCCGAGCTTTCCGGTGGTTCCGAGGTCCAGGTGCGGGGTCACCGTCACCGGGTCGGCGCCCTCCTTCGCCCGGACCCGCACATGGGGCACGTTCACCGGTGTGCCGAACTGGGTGGTGTTGCGCCAGACCAGGCCGGCGGTCGCAGACTCGCCGGGCTCCAGCTTGACGGGCCGGGGCGGTTCGTCGGGTCCGGCGCCGGTGGTGATCTCACCGCTGCCGTGGAGGATCTCGACGCCGTCGACGGGCCGGAGCGCGTCGTCCAGGAGTTCCAGCAGTGGGTAGCCCTCGACGGTGTAGGCGTGTTTGCCGCAGTTGTCGAGGTGCAGGCCCACGACGCGCAGCCCCATGGCCGCGTCGCCCTTGTCGGCGCTGACCCGGATCCCGGAAGCGGGACACGTGCCCGGATCGGCCGGCGCCTCGTCCGCGGGGACCTTGGTCACTTCGAGCACCTTGGCCCCCGTCACCCGTGGCGTGGTCGGCGGCAGGTGTCCGGCCCGGACCGTGCCCCGTACGGTCCGTCCCGGGCCGACGTCGCGCACGGTCTCGGTTTGGTTGGCCATGGCTCCGCCGTCGGCGCTCGTGAAGGTGAAGACGACCGTGTAGGTCCAGGCCTCGGTGCCGTGGTTGGTGACCTCGTACGCCGCGGAGATCCCCGAGTCCGATTCCGTGGTGAGCCTGTCGGCGGAGACGAGGTAACTGCGGGTGGGCGAGGGGGAGGGAGAGGCCGTCGGGAGGGTCAGCGAGGTGATCCGTACGCCGTCCTTGCCTGGGTCGTCGATCCGCGTGACGTTCTGGGACGCCGACGCGCGGGCGTCGGTGCTCCCGGGCCCCGCGTGCTCCGTCCCGCACGCCGTGAGCAGTAGGGCGGTCGCGGCCAGAGCCGGCAGCAGGGGAAGGGGTGCGGCGGAAGGGCGGCGGAGGTCAGCGGGTCTGCGCATCCGGCCATCTCATCAAGGTACGCAGCCCCGCGCGTGTCGCGGAAGTCACAGATCCGGTCACAAGGGTGTCACAAGAGGGGCGGGGACGGCCCAAGAGGCCGTCCCCTGAGTGTCGTTGACCCGTCTCGGTGCGGTTCGGCCGATGCCGTCGTCAGCGAGCGGGGGCTGAGCGGCGAAACCGGGTCGCCGTGGCTCGGCGCGGTAGTCGATCATACGTTCATGCCCCTGAGTGAGACCCTTGCCCGAGTCGACGCGGACCTGGCCGCCGGCCGCGTTCCCCTGGCGCGGCAGCGCTTGCGCGGTCTCGTGTCGTCCTTCCCGTACGACCTGACGCTGCGCCGGCGTCTGGCCGAGGTGTACCGGCTCTACGGCGACGCCGCCGAGGCCGGACGCTGGATGTACCTGGAGGAGGACCGGGACGCCGAGGAGACCGCCGCCTTCGAGGCGCGCTACGGGTCTGCCGCGCGACGGATGAAGGCCCTCGCCTGGCGCGGCCCCGAGGCGATGGCTGCCAACGCCTTCGCGGAGCGCCGGCTGGTCGCGGTGCGGACCGCCTGCGCCGAGGAGCTGGGGCGCGCCGTCGACTGGGACGACCCGGACTCCTACCGGGACGGCCTGGAGGAGGAGTCCGGGGAGCCCTCCCGGCCGTGGTCCCTGAGCGGGGTGCTGATGGGCGCCGGCTGCCTGGTGGCGGTCCTCGCGTTCCTCGCGGTCTGGGTGGTCGGAGTCGTCGCCCTCTTCGACTGACACACGTGGTTCGCGGGCCTGTCCGCACAGGGGCGGCCCGGCGGTAGCGTGATCGTCATGACGGATGAGGGCGAGGCGCTGGTCGGCGGGATGATGAACGCGGGGGCGGTCTTCCGCCGCGGTGCGCTGGTCGAACGCCCGGCACCGCGCAACGCACGCGCCCTGCACGCCTGTCTCCGCGCGCTGAAGGAGCACGGCTTCGACGCGGCGCCGGCCCCTGTCGGTCTCACCGCGGACGGCCGCGAGCAGTTGACGTTCATCCCGGGGGACGTGGCGCTGCCGCCCTACCCGGACTGGGCGATGACGAAGGCCGCCCTCGCGTCGGTGGGGAGCTTGCTGCGGCGTCTGCACGAGGCCGGCGCGGCCGTCGCGGCCGACCCCCGTGCCGAGTGGCCCATGGACCTGGCCGACCCGGAGGGGGGAACGACGCTGTGCCACAACGATGTGTGCCCGGACAACGTCGTCTTCCGCGACGGCCGTGCCGCTGCCCTGATCGATTTCGACCTGGCGGCTCCGGGCCGTCCCCTGTGGGACCTCGCCATGACCGCCCGCTCTTGGGTGCCCATGCTCGATACCGGGTCCGCGGCCGGCCTCTACCCCTCCGGGCTGGACGCGCCGGCACGGCTGCGGATACTCGCCGACGGCTACGGGCTCTCGGCGCGGGATCGCGCGGCGTTGCCCGGCGTCATCGAGCAGGCCACGGAAGTCTGCCGGGCCTTCGTCGCCCGCCGTGTGGCCGACGGTGACCCCGTCTATCTCCGGGCGCTGGCCGAGCGCGGCGGATGGGAACGCTGGGACCGCGTGCGGACGTGGCTGGTGGACCACCGGGAGGCGTTCACGGCCGCCCTGCTGGACTGACCGGACGGTTGCCGGGGCACGGTCGCCTACTGCGACGGCGACGACCCCGTCAGGACCCGCGCCGTCCGGAGGAGCAGGCGCGGGCTCGTGAGGGCGCGCGGATGTTTGCGCATGTTCACCACGGCCATGAACTCCTCGTTGACGGCTCGGTCGATCACGGAGGCCTCCACGACCTTGTCACCGACCCAGCGGAGCAGCCGGTAGCCCGGCGGGTACGGGCCCGTCACGTGCGGCTGGGCGAGGTCGGCGACCGCGGAGACCTTCCATGCCGCGTCCACGACGACGCCGAGCCGTCGGAAATAGTCCCAGGCCGGCGCCTGCGGGGAGGCCCCCGAGCGCAGATGCGCCGACAGTGACGAGGCGGCGAGCGTGGCGAGGGTGAGCCCTTGGCCGTAGACGGGGTTGACGGAGGCGACGGCGTCGCCGACGGCGACGAGGCCCCCGGGGAAGCGCCCGAGGCGGGTGAAGTCGCGCCGGCGGCTCTCGGGGAAGCGGAATGTCTCGATGGCTCCGTCCCACCGGCAGCGGTCGGCCACTTCACGCAGCGGGGCGACACACCGGCGCATGCGTCGCAGGAATTCCCCGGGGTCCCGTCCGGGCCGGTAGTCGCCGTATCCGACCAGCACCACCGACCACCGGTTCCCCTCGACCGCCACGAGGGCGCCGGGCTCGCTGAGGCGCTGCTCGTAGCCGTTGGCGGGGCCCGGTGTCGCGTGGGCGACCACCGTGCCGGGAAGTTCGTCCCCGCGGTGGAACGTGGCGGTGGCGTACCCGAGGTCCACCTTCATCCGCTCCATGGGCGGACTGTCCCACCCGTGCCCGGCCAGCCACGTGCCCAGCCGGCTGGAGCGGCCCGTGGCGTCGACGACCAGGTCACCGCTCAGGTCGGCGAGGTCGTGTGGCCGCTCGGTGTCCTGGGCGGGCAGCACCCGGACACCGCGGACGCGTGCGCCGTCGAGGATCAGGTCTCGGACCCGCGCGGTCATCACGGTGACCTGGGGCAGGGCCAGCACCCGCCGGCGCACATGCTCCTCGAGGAACGGCCTGGTGGCGCCCAGCAGAGTGTTGTCCGGCAGGCAGGCCTTCAGCGCGCCGTCGACGTAGTACCGCACTTGCGGGCCTCTGCCCACCTGGGCGCCGCCGGCCACGAGTTCCTCGGTGATGCCGGGCAGCCAGCGGTCGAGCTGCGCGTGGCCCATCGACAACAGCGCGTGCAACTGCCGTCGGTGCGGCGCCCCTTGGCCCGTACCGTCCGCGCCATCGGGGTCGACGACGACCACTTCCTCGGCGTGGTCGGCCAGCACGCGAGCCGCGAGCAGCCCGGCGAAACTCCCGCCCATCACGATGGCTCGTCGCACCTCGAACCCCCTTGAAGCAGGCGCGCGCAGACCCGGCTCCGTCAACGCGTCATGCCCCGGCCGGAGTCACGATCGACAAGGACTCCAGGAACCCGTCGGCACCTTCACCTCCACCGTAAGGGCTCCCCGCCGCCCGCGTACGCCTCTCCCTCCGCCGAGTCCGGAATCCGCCCCCCACTTCATCCGGGTGAGTTACCGGTATCTACCGTGTCGGCAATCCGTCTACTGGCCGTGCCGCTCCAGGTAGATGGAGGTGAACACGGCGACCTTGGCGCGCAGGGCCCACGGGTCGAAGGGCTTGCTGATGTAGTCGACGGCGCCGGCCGCGTACCCGCGGGCGGAGTGCTCGGACCCCGTGCCCATCGCCGTCAGGAAGATGATGGGCACGTCCCGCGTCCTCGGGCGGCGTTTGATGTGGGCGCAGGTCTCGTAGCCGTCCATCTCCGGCATCTGCACGTCCATGATGATGACGGCGAAGTCGTCGTGGTCGAGCAGGGCCTTGAGGGCCTCCCGGCCGGAGGAGACGGTGACGAGTTCCTGCTCGAGCGTCGCCAGTACGGCGGTCATCGCCAGCAGGTTGTCCGGCTGGTCGTCCACGACGAGGATCTTGGGCATGCCCTGCCGTCCCGTCGGCAGCACGGCCGTCGTGGCCTGTTCGACGGCGTCCAGCTGGCGTTCGAGCAGATCGCAGCGGTCCTCCGCCGCGGCGCGCTGGGCCTGTGCCTCCTTCAGGGCGGCGCCGAGCCGTTCGACTTCCAGCTGGAGCGCGTCGCGCTCCTGGATGAGGCCGTAGACGTCCGGGTGCGCCTTGGCGAACTCGTCCGCTCGCCTCTGCTCGGCGATGCGGTCGACTTCGAGCTGGTTGAGCCGCGTCTCCAGGTCGGCGATGCGCTGGGTCCGGTCCAGCAGCGCGTCGCCGAGGACGTCCCCGCGGACGCTGGACCGCCGGGACACGTGGTCGGCGTCGGCCAGTTGCCGCTCCAGGATCTCCACCGCGTGCTTGGGCGACGAGGCGGCGTCCACGGCCGAGCCGTACAGGCCCCGCACCAACTCGATGGCCTCGGTGGTGACGGCGGTGCCGCGATGCTCGGCGACGTCGGTGAAGAGGTCGCTGATCACCTGCCAGGGAGGTAACCGGGTGCCGTTGAGGTACCGCGAGACCGTGCCCGGATCGAGCCGGCGCCGGGCCGCGTACCGGCGGACGGACACGTCAAGGCTCTCGAACAGCTCGCGCAGCGCCTCGGCCAATGCCCGGGAGGCCTGGTTCAGGTCCTCGCCGAGTGGTCGCAGCTCACCCATCGCTGTCCCTCCCGGCGGGGCCGGTGCCGACGGAGGCCGGGGGCTGGGGGGCGTCGTCCTCGGCGGCGATGAGGCGGTTGAAGAACGGCACGGCCAGTCCCGTGGCGGCGAGGCCCGCGAGCAGGCCGCGGGCCGTTCCCTCCCCGGCGACGGCCGTCAACCCGCTCGCCGTGGCGCCGGTGAGCAGGGCGAGCAGAAGTACCAAGGCTGATCTCAGTGACAACAGAGGACGGTCCACCGCGCGCTCCATTCGTGCGACCCGCCGCTGTACGACGGGACATGCCCTCCCCCATCCGGCCGATCGCGGACGGTGGAACAAGGATGGACGACGCCGGGGGCGTTGCGGTCCACAACCCGGAAGCGGGGCAGCGCGCACCGCCTGTTGCACGGACGTTGCCCGTCGCTCCTGCCGCCGTCCTGGCCGGTCAGGAGCGGGGCGCGTGATCCGTTGCCGCGGTGTTGCTCTGCAACGGTGCGCGAGGGGCGGTGCCGATGTGCGCCCGCCTCGCGCGCTGAGGACGGCCGTTTTCTCACCCCGGTCCGGCTTCCCGGCCTCGGCCCTCGGCAGCGGGTGAGTCCCGCGGCAACCTGCACGGGCAGGTCCGCGGCCCACTCCTCCGCCAGGAAACGCACCCCCGGCTTACCGTCGTGGTGCCGGACTCGCAGCGGAGCGCGGGCGGGCCGGCCGCCCACGGGTGGGCGGCCGGCTTCTTCGTGTCCCGGCACGTGACAGCCGTGCCGGTGACCGGTCGACGGGTCAGCTGACGACCTTGAGCTGCTTCGGCCAGCCGTACCGGTCGGCCGTGCGGAACAGGTCCTTGATGTGGGCGGGCGTGAGCTTGATGCAGGCGTAGGAGTAGTAGTCCCTCGCTCCGTCCCAGCGGTACGGGCTGTCCTTGCCGGGCAGCTTGGGGCCCTGCTGGCCGTTGGGCTTCATCTCGCTGTGGATGAACAGCTCGGTCCGCTTGGTCCGGCCGTTCTTGCAGACCTTGTCCTGGACGTGGACGGCGTAGCCGTTGACGCCGTTCCTGCCGCCGTTCTTGCGCTTCTCGTGCCCGAGCACCTTGTAGGAGCCGTTGGGCAGCCAGCCGCGCATCGGGGCGCACTCGTCCTTGCTGCCGTTGCCGGAGCCGGCCCGGTAGCTCTTGATCACCTTGTCCTTGCCGGGCACGCTCTTCATGAAGTACAGCTTCGACTTGGTCGGGTTGGACTGGTTCTTGTCGAAGAGGAAGTAGTACTTGCCGGTGCTGCCCGCGGCGGCCTGCGCGGCCACCGTCCCGGGCACCGCGGCGGCCTGCCGGGCCGGGGCCGCCTGGGAGGGCTGGGCGACGGCCGCCACTCCCCCCGTCAGCAGGATGCCCGTCAGCGCCATTGTCGTCAGTCGCTTCACGGTTGAGCTCCTTCCGCGTGAAACCCCCCGTCCGGGGAGCGGTTCCCATCCTGGAAGGCCGGTCGTGTCACAAACCTTGGACGGACCTTGCCGGGAACCTTCAGCCGCTGGTCAGGCATGCGTGGGTAAGTGCCGCGGGGCCCGGCTCCGGCCGTCAGTGACGTGCGTCCGGCTTCTTCGACAGGCCGGCCAGCTCGTCGACCAAGGGCTGGACCCGGTAAGGGATGACCGCGCTCAGCGCGATGACCGTCGTGCTGCGGCGGACGCCGGGCACCTCCAGGACGTGGTCGATCACCTGTTGTACGTGCTGATTGCTCGTACCCGCGATGCGGCACCAGATGTCGCCGGGGCCCGTCACGATGTGGGCCTCCAGGATCTGCGGCACGGCCCGCAGGCGCGCGGCGATCGCTTCACGGGCCGACTGGTCCACTTCGAACGTGGTGAACGCCTCGACCACGTGGCCGAGGGCGGCGACGTCCACGTCCGGCCCGTAGCCGGTCACCACGCCGGAGCCGGTCAGCCGGTCGAGCCGGGCCTGCAACGTGCCGCGCGCGACGCCGAGTTGGCGGGCGATCTCCAGCAAGCCCGCACGCGGGCGCTCCCGGAGCAGGCGCAGCATCCGGCCGTCGAGCCCGTCGAGTCCCTGTCGTGCCACCGCACCTGCCGATCTGCGACCTCGGAGACACTTCCTCGCCTCGTTTCTTGTCAGATTAACAAGGGAGTTGAGGGTCCGTTGCGTATTCGCCTGCCGGTGGCCCACGCTGTGGCTCCCCGTCCACGAGGAGCAGTCGTGAGGCAGCACACCCACCCGTTCATCCCTTACCGGCCCGACCGGTACGACGAGGCCGAGATGGTCCGGCGTGGCGAGGACTTCGTGTCGTTCCTCGAACGCCGGCGCAGCGTGCGGTTCTTCAGCGACGAGCCGGTGCCCCGTGCGTGCGTCGACCTCGCCATCGCCGCGGCGAACACCGCCCCGTCCGGGGCGCACCACCAGCCCTGGAAGTTCGTCGTGATCGGTGACGCCGGGACCAAGCACCGCATCCGGGTCGCCGCCGAAGAGGAGGAACGGGTCAATTACGAGGGCGGGCGGATCCCGCCCGAGTGGCGCGCCGCGCTCGCGCCCCT
This window harbors:
- a CDS encoding DUF4232 domain-containing protein yields the protein MRRPADLRRPSAAPLPLLPALAATALLLTACGTEHAGPGSTDARASASQNVTRIDDPGKDGVRITSLTLPTASPSPSPTRSYLVSADRLTTESDSGISAAYEVTNHGTEAWTYTVVFTFTSADGGAMANQTETVRDVGPGRTVRGTVRAGHLPPTTPRVTGAKVLEVTKVPADEAPADPGTCPASGIRVSADKGDAAMGLRVVGLHLDNCGKHAYTVEGYPLLELLDDALRPVDGVEILHGSGEITTGAGPDEPPRPVKLEPGESATAGLVWRNTTQFGTPVNVPHVRVRAKEGADPVTVTPHLDLGTTGKLGVRPWQKAGL
- a CDS encoding DUF6584 family protein, with product MPLSETLARVDADLAAGRVPLARQRLRGLVSSFPYDLTLRRRLAEVYRLYGDAAEAGRWMYLEEDRDAEETAAFEARYGSAARRMKALAWRGPEAMAANAFAERRLVAVRTACAEELGRAVDWDDPDSYRDGLEEESGEPSRPWSLSGVLMGAGCLVAVLAFLAVWVVGVVALFD
- a CDS encoding phosphotransferase, which translates into the protein MTDEGEALVGGMMNAGAVFRRGALVERPAPRNARALHACLRALKEHGFDAAPAPVGLTADGREQLTFIPGDVALPPYPDWAMTKAALASVGSLLRRLHEAGAAVAADPRAEWPMDLADPEGGTTLCHNDVCPDNVVFRDGRAAALIDFDLAAPGRPLWDLAMTARSWVPMLDTGSAAGLYPSGLDAPARLRILADGYGLSARDRAALPGVIEQATEVCRAFVARRVADGDPVYLRALAERGGWERWDRVRTWLVDHREAFTAALLD
- a CDS encoding LamG domain-containing protein produces the protein MRWDNSAGRNRHRRIVGPARLTAGLTSVALVASLAALTAPAAATPAAPAATSVSSDAGIDHATAARRAAASGEPVEVTGERTEYSTTTANPDGTFTLVQSAVPQRVKGDDGSWSAVDPTLERRPDGSVGPRAAVVDLAFSGGGDGSRLIRLANDEGSLHIDWPGKLPEPRLVGAKAIYPEVLDGVDLELTATAEGYREVLVVKTAQAAADPALEQIELTASTTDLRLMPGAGGGVRAVDADGNTVFKGPAGQMWDSAGQDDRPATEGVRTQLTTAAIAGEIPDPVEEGTQPGAGDTSAVMPVQVDADSITVEPDLGLLRGEDTVYPVYIDPSVGLGVSERTVLSSDGDKFWQFNGDYGVGRCSVSGPYYCGSNYTNRMYFEFSPSQLAGKYVLDATFRAYETWSFSCSPKWVDLERTNNISEGTRWPGPTSLDQMGDRYVSAGRGTQCSPEQPDQWVEFNDNPEETDENLASTVRKFADGQISRLTLMLRAKDESDPEAWKRFDDNAELKVTYAFKPGVPTSVGVIPGDGTTAYCRTSSSDPLIVTRVDPMVQSRVQTKVEHHMGDEEGSLQAEFVVERGDDAAWHEVWSGYRPSTGWDPDETLEKMRTSNRADGGLYRMRSRTQSHWSYSGKSGDLFSSYSSWCYFKIDSTAPKAPVITPGSPYTQCTADLCEGKGAPGVPGSFTFKPNAADTDITGYRWRLLTTSAKEAKAVTGKSVTVSDVTPSLAGTQVLSVEAKDVRNRWGAPSEFSFKVAPAAGATGTWHFDDALPGSGATTAKDTAAEGTRHDATLYTAGAGWSTLARRGDADNSLWLNDGSDENARSGYAATTAPAVNTKDSFTVSAWAYLTDTSQTRVVMAAPGTYGSAFTLYYSASYKKWVFNRTAGDVKDNPVYLRSLGDATNPPLRVWTQLTAVFDTKNDTDKTNDTIQLFVNGRPQGRPVVLNTQSTAYQPWVSTGGLQIGRSLVGGTYGEYFRGRLDEVNVWQRVLTPDEIAQQAQLLEDGVPANELVAQWDAASSTGTTVKELSAYPAPSLTLSASGAVLDEENNALVLDGTAGYASATGPVVDETGSFTVSARVQLDSAKLAAKPVGYKALVAGQQADGGESSWALWAVKPADGVYQWKFTRTAVGADGKVTQSAEVPGGDIAETDTWVQVTGVFDAQESWEWTDPGDATRSETRYGRLHLYVGEFDQPSETASGFTTPQYGTGALSAGRGSQGGTTGHHLPGALEELRVWTGAMSADQVRSQVLGGV